A window from Trinickia violacea encodes these proteins:
- a CDS encoding helix-turn-helix domain-containing protein: MRSNRIAHNRFDVSGLPPQQQLLAYWEQLGHVIEVVPSLEQIGQPFACINDRYEIGEFRISDTFTDSVVFERTITRISRDNVRGIGFTIFLDGEAHSAITHAGRRESTLCAGSVLATDLDQPSRVVRQACRYITLVVPRNLLEHVFSDPGAIHGRVLDPRKLGTRLIVQHARTLVENFRYMAFENAHRSLTDLVQLIAAAFGEEAGLIGNKRAVSRALMFDHVRRYVRANLQECELSPESVIESLGLPRSTIYRLFEHEGGLGAYIRHLRLRTAADDLIRIPTIAIKDIGYSVGFKSAAHFTRAFQGAYEITPKELRLNNYRYLHTE, from the coding sequence ATGCGCTCGAACCGCATCGCCCACAACCGATTCGATGTTTCCGGGCTGCCGCCACAGCAGCAGTTGTTAGCCTATTGGGAGCAGCTTGGCCATGTTATCGAGGTGGTGCCGTCGCTCGAGCAGATCGGACAGCCCTTTGCCTGCATCAACGACCGCTACGAAATCGGCGAATTTCGTATCAGCGACACCTTTACGGACTCTGTCGTATTCGAACGCACGATCACACGCATTTCGCGCGATAACGTACGCGGCATCGGTTTTACCATCTTCTTGGACGGTGAAGCGCATTCGGCAATTACGCACGCCGGGAGGCGCGAGTCCACATTATGCGCAGGCAGCGTGCTCGCCACCGACCTCGATCAACCGTCACGCGTCGTGCGGCAGGCGTGCCGGTACATTACGCTCGTTGTGCCCCGCAACTTGCTCGAACACGTATTCTCCGACCCGGGAGCGATACACGGCCGCGTGCTCGACCCGCGCAAGCTTGGCACGCGGCTGATCGTCCAGCATGCCAGAACGCTTGTCGAGAACTTCCGGTATATGGCGTTCGAGAACGCTCATCGCAGTCTCACCGACCTCGTTCAACTGATCGCAGCCGCCTTCGGGGAAGAGGCGGGTTTGATTGGCAATAAGCGGGCCGTCAGCCGAGCGTTGATGTTCGATCATGTGCGACGCTATGTTCGTGCCAACCTGCAGGAATGCGAACTATCACCCGAGAGCGTAATTGAATCGCTAGGGCTCCCGCGCAGTACGATTTATCGGCTGTTCGAACATGAAGGCGGACTTGGTGCTTACATCCGCCATCTTCGCTTGCGCACCGCCGCAGACGATCTCATTCGAATTCCTACCATTGCAATCAAAGACATCGGCTATTCAGTCGGCTTCAAAAGCGCTGCCCACTTTACGCGCGCCTTCCAGGGCGCCTATGAGATCACACCCAAAGAACTGCGTCTGAATAACTACCGATATCTCCACACCGAATAA
- a CDS encoding TetR/AcrR family transcriptional regulator, which produces MSSKTMSPVVPTPVEVSLTVPDITRAQRSKGELRLAEIVRAAREVFEEDGYATFSSRRVAARVGITLGNLQYYFRTKEELLRVTLELGMRETLERYAELINRQGENASTRYSALAERIFLDIYETKLTSFLIEAWAFGHREPYAAELMGDIYSQYLDGIAGLIKQIHQTFTKDECHVRAFALAALAGGMMLFERESGESEKDNAAFARTAKRYMQKIAGLSGKQALAGNHAELDYLDAVKKVPSDRAGAGQLHAAVFGSDIYVLQGGLELTVHRKGKDALYSRPTMQAKRREAKINEIVTTAANVFASEGYANFTQARIARELGLLPSALQHYFPTREGLFNFTVGALMNTYLDRYADMGRPSDKPPLQRLCELIEDVFEENCDPRVCRFWLEMLSVTGRSEMTQELLKRAYFAYRAIYVDLVREIDRTATARECLARATLIVTQLEGVLIFIGRGSLRLPDLGDVLELMKMTAIDIAQGSRRLKEAG; this is translated from the coding sequence GTGTCGAGCAAGACAATGTCGCCAGTGGTGCCGACGCCCGTCGAGGTCAGTCTCACCGTGCCCGATATCACGCGGGCGCAGCGGAGCAAGGGGGAACTTCGTCTCGCCGAGATTGTGCGGGCAGCCCGAGAGGTCTTCGAAGAGGATGGGTACGCAACTTTTTCGTCACGCCGTGTGGCCGCGCGAGTCGGGATTACGCTAGGAAATCTGCAGTATTACTTTCGAACCAAGGAAGAATTGCTGCGAGTGACTCTCGAATTGGGCATGCGTGAGACGTTGGAGCGCTACGCGGAACTGATCAATAGGCAAGGAGAAAATGCTTCGACTCGCTACTCAGCGTTAGCGGAGCGTATCTTTCTTGATATCTACGAGACCAAGCTGACGAGTTTCCTCATTGAAGCGTGGGCATTCGGGCATCGCGAACCCTATGCTGCTGAATTGATGGGTGACATTTATTCGCAGTATCTCGATGGTATCGCCGGCCTCATCAAGCAAATCCATCAAACATTCACAAAAGACGAATGCCATGTCCGCGCGTTTGCACTTGCCGCTCTGGCGGGCGGCATGATGCTATTCGAGCGCGAAAGCGGTGAGTCTGAGAAGGATAACGCGGCATTCGCGCGCACCGCAAAGCGCTACATGCAGAAGATCGCCGGACTCTCAGGGAAGCAGGCTCTCGCAGGAAACCACGCTGAGCTTGACTACCTCGACGCAGTCAAAAAAGTGCCATCCGACAGGGCAGGGGCAGGACAGTTGCACGCTGCAGTATTCGGGTCAGATATTTACGTGCTGCAAGGTGGCCTCGAATTGACTGTGCACCGCAAGGGCAAAGATGCTCTTTATAGCAGACCAACGATGCAGGCGAAGCGCCGAGAGGCGAAGATCAATGAGATCGTGACTACCGCTGCCAATGTATTCGCATCCGAGGGTTATGCGAACTTTACTCAGGCGCGCATCGCCCGCGAGTTGGGGTTGCTGCCGTCAGCACTGCAACACTATTTCCCGACACGTGAGGGTCTTTTCAACTTCACGGTAGGCGCGCTCATGAACACGTATCTCGATCGATACGCGGACATGGGAAGGCCAAGTGACAAGCCGCCATTGCAACGGCTTTGCGAATTAATCGAGGATGTGTTCGAGGAGAATTGCGATCCACGTGTCTGCCGTTTTTGGCTCGAGATGTTATCGGTTACAGGGCGCTCTGAAATGACCCAGGAGCTGCTGAAGAGGGCGTACTTCGCGTACCGTGCGATCTACGTGGATTTGGTGCGCGAAATTGATCGAACGGCTACGGCGCGCGAATGTCTGGCGCGTGCGACGCTCATCGTGACCCAACTCGAAGGCGTGTTGATTTTCATCGGGCGTGGCAGTCTCAGGTTGCCTGACCTTGGTGATGTCCTCGAACTGATGAAGATGACCGCAATCGACATTGCGCAAGGCAGTCGTCGCTTGAAGGAGGCCGGCTAG